Proteins found in one Sorghum bicolor cultivar BTx623 chromosome 1, Sorghum_bicolor_NCBIv3, whole genome shotgun sequence genomic segment:
- the LOC8059632 gene encoding LRR receptor-like serine/threonine-protein kinase FLS2 → MRVNNGDDHDICSMVDFFENLHSTGGSTKFFTGGETFLLLPTQITTARRGCHRHGRQMWRITVLLFYVLTSQLLKRSSSIASPAPAAAAGEAHALLRWKSTLLPPNSTSSSSPLSSWLPGTAGSACTSWAGVTCADASNGRVTGVALPAAGLAGTLAALDLAAFPALTGLNLSGNRLAGAIPNTISKLTSLVSLDFSSNNLTGGIPATLGTLPELRVLVLRNNSLGGAIPASLGRLYALERLDLRATRLVSKLPPEMGNLVNLRFLDLSVNELSGQLPPSFAGMRRMREFSLSRNQLSGTIPPDIFSSWPDLTLLYLHYNSFTGSIPVEIGEAKKLQLLSLLCNNLTGVIPAQIGGMASLQMLHLGQNCLTGPIPSSVGNLAHLVILVLSFNSLTGTVPAEIGNLTALQDLDLNNNQLDGELPETISLLNDLYYLSLKSNNFTGGVPDLRSTKLLTAELDDNSFSGGFPLSFCLFTSLEILDLSSNQLSGQLPSCIWDLQELVFMDLSSNTLSGDVLASSTNSSLSLESLHLANNRFSGDFPSVIKNMKMLSVLDLGDNYFSGAIPSWIGSGLPLLRILRLRSNMFSGSSIPLQLLQLSHLQFLDLASNNLQGLIPHGLSNLTSMVQPQTEFNMKSRVHHQILNLEADFSYADRVDVNWKIQTYEFQGAIALMTGIDLSGNSIGGEIPAELTNLQGLRLLNLSRNNLSGAIPVNIGNLKLLESLDLSWNELSGLIPSGISELMSLSLLNLSNNMLSGEIPTGSQLQTLADPSIYSNNYGLCGFPLSISCPNSSGIPLLDMSKEIEDVYVYYSMIAGAVCGLWLWFGSLVFITSWRTSFFYAVDVIYIKFLKKIFRI, encoded by the coding sequence ATGCGTGTGAACAACGGAGACGACCATGACATTTGTAGCATGGTTGATTTCTTCGAAAATCTACATTCCACTGGTGGTTCCACGAAATTCTTCACCGGTGGCGAAACATTTCTGCTGCTCCCAACCCAAATCACAACCGCGCGCAGAGGATGCCATCGCCATGGCCGCCAAATGTGGAGAATCACCGTCCTCCTCTTCTACGTGCTCACGTCCCAGTTACTGAAACGCTCGTCATCCATCGCCTCTCCAgcgccagccgccgccgccggcgaagcCCACGCGCTGCTGCGATGGAAGTCTACGCTGCTACCGCCCAACTCCACCAGCAGCAGCTCCCCACTATCCTCGTGGTTACCAGGGACCGCGGGCTCCGCGTGCACGTCATGGGCCGGCGTCACGTGCGCCGACGCCAGCAACGGTCGCGTCACCGGTGTCGCCCTCCCGGCCGCCGGGCTCGCCGGCACGCTCGCGGCCCTGGACCTCGCTGCGTTCCCGGCGCTCACGGGGCTCAACCTCAGCGGCAACCGCCTCGCCGGCGCCATCCCCAACACCATCTCCAAACTAACATCCCTCGTGTCGCTCGATTTTTCCAGCAACAACCTCACCGGCGGCATCCCGGCGACGCTGGGGACGCTGCCGGAGTTGCGAGTCCTCGTTCTTCGCAACAACTCCCTCGGTGGTGCCATCCCGGCGTCTCTCGGCCGGCTGTACGCGCTGGAGCGGCTGGACCTCAGGGCCACACGGCTGGTCTCCAAACTGCCGCCGGAGATGGGGAACTTGGTTAACCTCAGGTTCTTGGATCTCTCCGTCAACGAGCTCTCCGGTCAGCTGCCGCCGTCCTTCGCCGGGATGAGGAGGATGAGGGAGTTCTCCCTGTCAAGAAATCAGCTCTCCGGTACGATCCCACCTGACATTTTCAGCAGCTGGCCGGACCTTACACTGCTCTACCTGCACTACAACTCCTTCACCGGAAGCATCCCTGTGGAGATCGGCGAGGCGAAGAAGCTGCAGCTGCTTTCGCTTCTCTGCAACAACCTCACCGGCGTGATTCCGGCGCAGATCGGCGGCATGGCGAGCTTGCAGATGCTGCATCTGGGACAGAATTGTCTCACCGGACCGATCCCCTCTTCGGTGGGGAATCTGGCCCACCTTGTCATACTGGTTTTGTCCTTCAACAGCCTCACAGGCACAGTCCCGGCTGAGATTGGCAATTTGACGGCGCTACAAGACCTTGACCTCAACAACAACCAGTTGGACGGTGAGCTGCCTGAAACCATCTCATTGCTCAATGATCTTTACTATCTTTCCTTGAAGAGCAACAACTTCACTGGCGGCGTCCCCGACTTGCGTAGTACCAAACTGCTCACTGCTGAATTGGACGATAATAGTTTCTCAGGAGGTTTCCCTCTGTCATTTTGCCTGTTCACGTCATTGGAAATCTTGGATCTATCGAGCAACCAACTTTCTGGTCAGCTCCCTAGTTGCATATGGGACTTGCAGGAACTCGTGTTCATGGACTTGTCCAGCAATACTCTTTCAGGGGATGTACTCGCTTCATCCACAAACTCTAGTTTATCGTTGGAATCTTTGCATTTAGCAAATAACAGATTCTCAGGTGACTTTCCATCTGTGATCAAGAACATGAAGATGCTATCTGTCCTAGATCTCGGTGACAACTACTTCTCTGGTGCAATCCCATCATGGATAGGGTCAGGGTTACCTTTGCTACGAATTCTCCGGTTGCGATCCAACATGTTCAGTGGAAGTAGTATTCCCTTGCAGCTATTACAGCTCTCCCATCTCCAATTTCTGGACCTGGCTAGCAACAATTTACAAGGACTAATACCACATGGTCTCTCCAACTTAACATCCATGGTGCAACCACAGACTGAATTCAACATGAAATCGAGAGTCCATCATCAGATTTTAAACCTAGAAGCAGATTTTTCTTACGCCGATCGAGTTGATGTGAACTGGAAGATTCAGACTTATGAATTTCAGGGGGCGATTGCGCTGATGACCGGAATAGATTTGTCAGGCAATTCTATCGGTGGTGAAATTCCAGCTGAGCTAACGAATCTTCAAGGCCTTCGGCTTCTGAACCTATCAAGAAATAATCTATCCGGTGCTATTCCAGTTAACATTGGCAATTTAAAACTCCTCGAGTCCCTTGACCTCTCATGGAATGAACTATCTGGCCTTATTCCTTCAGGCATCTCAGAACTCATGTCTCTTAGTTTACTAAATCTCTCTAACAATATGCTCTCAGGTGAGATACCAACTGGTAGTCAACTCCAAACACTAGCCGATCCTTCAATTTACAGCAACAACTACGGTCTTTGTGGCTTCCCATTGAGTATATCATGTCCCAACAGTTCAGGTATACCACTATTGGACATGAGTAAAGAAATTGAAGATGTTTATGTCTACTACTCGATGATTGCCGGAGCTGTATGTGGACTGTGGTTGTGGTTTGGATCATTAGTTTTCATTACTTCATGGAGAACTTCATTTTTCTATGCTGTCGATGTCATTTATATAAAGTTTCTGAAGAAAATTTTTAGAATCTAA